A genome region from Magnolia sinica isolate HGM2019 chromosome 8, MsV1, whole genome shotgun sequence includes the following:
- the LOC131253407 gene encoding uncharacterized protein At5g39865-like, translating into MWLPWGKTRRRTLSSSFSFTTFKDVQTLVNEDLPIAGPPPSQDDQNPPSPSSLRPPPKAPSIFHRVRIAASALRTWKTLTLTQPQPPPNRVVLYFTTLRVIRKTFEDCRTVRTILKGLRLSIDERDLSMHAGFHDELKAILGEELSLPQVLVGGRCIGNADEIRQLHETGELKKVLEGVPVAGPGECEVCGGMGFLLCSYCNGSHKCYVEKGSFKSCSLCNENGLVRCISCG; encoded by the coding sequence atgTGGCTGCCGTGGGGGAAAACGCGTCGTCGgactctctcttcttccttctcctttacCACCTTCAAAGATGTTCAGACCCTCGTCAACGAAGACCTTCCAATCGCGGGCCCACCACCCTCCCAAGACGACCAAAAccctccctctccctcctctctccgCCCGCCTCCCAAAGCCCCATCCATCTTCCACCGAGTCAGAATCGCCGCCTCAGCTCTCCGAACCTGGAAAACCCTAACCCTGACTCAGCCCCAGCCGCCCCCGAACCGGGTCGTCCTCTACTTCACCACGCTCCGCGTCATCCGCAAGACCTTCGAAGACTGCCGCACGGTCCGCACCATCCTCAAAGGCCTCCGTCTCTCTATCGACGAGCGGGACCTCTCCATGCACGCCGGCTTCCACGACGAGCTGAAGGCGATCCTCGGTGAGGAGTTGAGCCTGCCCCAGGTCCTTGTGGGGGGCCGGTGTATCGGTAATGCAGATGAAATTCGGCAATTGCATGAAACGGGGGAGCTGAAGAAGGTGCTGGAGGGGGTGCCTGTTGCAGGGCCTGGCGAGTGCGAGGTCTGTGGCGGGATGGGGTTTTTGCTCTGTAGCTATTGCAATGGTAGCCATAAGTGTTATGTTGAGAAAGGGAGTTTCAAGAGCTGTTCTTTGTGTAATGAGAATGGGTTGGTTAGATGCATATCATGTGGCTGA